Proteins from one Setaria italica strain Yugu1 chromosome V, Setaria_italica_v2.0, whole genome shotgun sequence genomic window:
- the LOC101762739 gene encoding uncharacterized protein LOC101762739, producing the protein MASPPAPWAEGLAIDLLLLIIAGLCCQADRASFASVCQRWREAAKLAKPVRSQIPWLLLPSPSSTPSIFSFFSGLRRRIRSLPADFRRERLCGSHPGGWVAVALGPFGGHLLANIFSGARVGLPHRLMQLPSPILRVTPVLIRAVMLSAAPTAAHCVAGALVCGASNVAFCCPGDSHWFAYPEIDGLQDMVYYAGEEEEKRGFYVLEGLGDVQVLSFDIIQVKSAPTVMKYVVRAKSIKYVMPEQAPDTMLSSLPASTCRTGYLVVSRAKLLKVLRYYSRDDQTGARRTLLFRVFEMQISSDHRASWMELDNLDGRVLFVGRGCSRAFEASQLHGFNGGSIYYLDDAEFDVMPCLQNEAEYPSSDMGMYSMRGTTVRPSLDAPSANMRPATYGAKTYLTRFVNGDNGNQQSSVVEMTEDEARRSTGGEIIGTRWSILSEPQSKFSPPIWFCP; encoded by the coding sequence ATGGCTTCGCCGCCGGCACCATGGGCCGAAGGCCTCGCCATCGATCTGCTCCTGCTCATCATCGCCGGGCTGTGCTGCCAGGCCGACCGCGCGTCCTTCGCATCCGTCTGCCAGCGCTGGCGAGAGGCGGCGAAGCTGGCGAAACCGGTCCGCAGCCAGATCCCCTGGCTCCTCCTGCCGTCTCCCTCCTCGACGCCGTCCatcttcagcttcttctccgGCCTCAGGCGCCGGATCCGCAGCCTCCCGGCTGACTTCCGCCGCGAGCGTCTCTGCGGCTCCCATCCCGGCGGCTGGGTCGCCGTCGCGCTCGGTCCCTTCGGGGGGCACTTGCTTGCCAACATCTTCTCCGGTGCCAGGGTCGGTCTCCCCCACCGGCTGATGCAACTGCCGTCGCCGATCTTGAGGGTGACGCCGGTGCTGATCCGCGCCGTGATGCTCTCCGCGGCGCCAACGGCGGCGCACTGCGTCGCCGGGGCCCTTGTCTGCGGCGCGTCCAACGTCGCCTTCTGCTGTCCAGGGGACTCGCACTGGTTTGCCTACCCTGAGATTGACGGCCTCCAGGACATGGTCTACTatgcaggagaagaagaagagaagcgGGGATTCTATGTCCTCGAGGGGCTAGGGGACGTTCAGGTGCTCAGCTTCGACATCATTCAGGTCAAGAGCGCTCCCACCGTCATGAAGTACGTGGTCCGAGCAAAATCCATCAAGTACGTGATGCCGGAGCAAGCTCCGGACACCATGCTGTCTTCCCTGCCCGCGTCCACCTGCCGTACCGGGTACCTAGTGGTGTCCCGGGCGAAGCTGCTCAAGGTGCTGCGCTACTACTCCCGCGATGACCAAACTGGGGCGCGCCGGACGTTGCTGTTTAGAGTTTTTGAGATGCAGATCAGTAGCGATCATAGGGCATCGTGGATGGAGTTAGACAACTTGGATGGCCGGGTGCTTTTCGTTGGGCGAGGATGTTCTAGGGCGTTCGAAGCATCTCAGCTCCATGGCTTCAATGGTGGCAGCATTTACTACTTGGACGATGCTGAGTTCGATGTGATGCCGTGTCTCCAGAACGAAGCTGAGTACCCTTCCAGTGATATGGGTATGTACTCGATGCGTGGTACTACTGTTCGGCCAAGTTTGGATGCTCCAAGTGCAAACATGCGCCCTGCTACATATGGTGCAAAAACCTATCTGACCAGGTTCGTCAATGGTGATAATGGAAATCAGCAATCATCTGTTGTCGAGATGACAGAAGATGAAGCCCGACGCAGTACTGGGGGCGAGATTATTGGCACTCGTTGGAGCATTCTTTCTGAACCACAGTCCAAGTTCTCGCCTCCCATCTGGTTCTGTCCTTGA